The sequence TGCATTTCTTTTGGTCTTTTTCGGTTTCCTCCACCTCCTTAAGCAAGATCTCCCTGCTCAAATCCAAAATTTAGATAGCTGAGCTCAAGTGAGGAAATTGCTGATTATCTCGTCAGTGGGTTGTCTAGAAGAAAGGGGGCAGGGTGAGCGCGCAGGTTGTAAAGGATGAGATGAAGGCGGGATGATCTACTCTCAAAGATTGTTTAACTCTGCATAGAAAGCTACAGTGAGAGCAGTTTGAGTATAGAAATATCCAAGTTTCATAGAACAAAATTTGATAATGAGTAGATcaagtatcatcatcaacatcatcatttatatagcgccactgattctgcagcgctgtacagacaaatcattcacatgagtccttgtcccattggagcttacagtctaaattccctaacatacacacacacacacagacagagacagacactagagtcaattttgatagcagccaattaatctactagtatgtttttggagtgtgggaggaaaccggagcacccggaggaaacccacgcaaaaacacggggagaacatacaaactccacacagataaggccatggtcgggaattgaactcatgaccccagcgctgtgaggcagaagtgcaaaccactttgccaccgtgttgcccatatCAGCTTTAGTTGTTCTGAGACCAGTGGACAGGTCAGGAGTTAGATTGTGTTTGGATTCTAAATTTTGAAGTATGATGCACAATTCATTAATGTTGGTAATTTCAGGAGGCCATGCTAATCAGGTGTCCCCCtcgcaggggaggactggcaaattttagcccagggggcaggactcaactcagcagcctattacggacattttaaagggaaaaaaaatgcaggtggtccagtgacccagcccaaagtagcccacagGGACCGTcccggagggcagatgcccccctgccccacagcccagcctgcccctgccccctCAGGACTGCTTTGCAGGCCATCCAAAGGGTTGACAAGGCTGTATCAGGGAGGATGGTAAGTTCAAAGTATTCGGTAATTAGGTTTTTGAGCTAGGATACAATGTGATTGTTGTGGAGGAAGGAATCAATGAGGCACCAGGTCATATATATGGGCATGATCAGACCAAATTAATGAATGGACCTGGGACAATTTCAAATTTAGAGTTAAATCATGGCTGCGCAGGATCATATCTATGTGGGAGTATGAGCTGAGGTGTAATCTCCAGAAGTCTTTGAGTAGTTGAGATTTCAAGAGACTTCggacaagtgatttttttttacccaaagaAACCATCAAACTATGGTTTTAGatgtttgaatttttttctttttttttctttcataaacAGATAAAAAAGAAACAGCAAGAAGTGGTTGGTTTTCTAGAAGCAAACAGAATTGACTTTGAAGCAAAAGATATTGCATGTGACGATGACAACAGGAAATGGATGAGAGAGAACGTTCCGGGGGAGAAAAAGCCAAAGAACGGGATCCCTCTCCCTCCCCAAATTTTTAATGAGGAGCAGTATTGTGGGGTAAGTGGTTATGTACCAGCTAAAACTGTATAACATGTAAAAGACACCTACCTAACTACGCTGGGCAACTGCCCCTATTTATCTAACTAACACTCAACCCGGGGAAAACAAAAACTATCTAAAGTGATACTGGAAGCCCAGTTTGAgcttaaaaaaatctttatatacaagttaacccgtgcatgatactcatgcattctagtcaaatcaagctacttaaggtgttaaaaaggttcttgtcatgcatttgggcctagcccaggcctcctcaggggaagagcgttacttcccgacgcaagcaccctttttttaacgtggttttgtccacatgtcaccacctcatcatttttctccatcacctcatccttcatcttcatcgccacatccttcatcaagctactttaggtgttaaaaactccccactgtcacccccggcaaccaccaaccactcccaactgtcacttctccttcaagaaatatataggtcagtgtataactctgcccagcaggtggcgctgcagcttggttttttttttcacacacacgccactaggcatttatatagtagatatatatacatacacaaatatttgGTAGATGTAATATATCTCCCCTCCTGGATATCTGGGGGTGTGGTCTAATGACTCATGTCATAaagccccacccccccccactatactaaggaagtgggcaggatgtgggagattgTCCAGGAGAACTCCTAGAAGTTTGgaagtctcccgggcattccgggagtgTAGGTAATTATATGGGGCAGTGAGATGAGCCCTATTGTTGGGGATTAGGGTCtttccaccctttgataaatcGGCCCCATAGTTGACATTTTGCTACTGGGTAGCCTCCAACAAGCACATCATGCACTCCACCACTGTCCCCAAAAATTACCTTTTTAATGAAActcattataatgtatttttttatttttattttaaattatgtcaATAAATTGACACTTATAAGCTCTTGAAGTAAGAACAGTTAGTAATCAGTGTATCCATTAAGCAGATCCACAGGAATTTTATCACACAGTGTTGAAAAATAGGgatatatacagggacagacattTCCAGAGGTACATTTTTAAAATCTAGAAACAGATAAATGGctactctctcagaatgtccagTCTGGAAGAGCAGACGCACACCTAGGTTCCGTGAGAGGCGGGACTTAATGACGCGTCACAACGTCCCCCTCCCACATTTGCCACCCGACCACCTCTCCAGAATATCCCAGaagggagatttggcaagtatgatctataagggcatattcaattagcaatgttactcgcaaaagtaacgcggtgttaaaaatattaccgttatggtaattctaacccggatttcagctccctgagctgcgagcagaatgCTGGCGCTAAAcgtaccataataatggtaattgcacgcactattaccgtaataacggtaatagtgcgcaagccgcgttacttttaacaggaATGAgtccaattgaatatgccccatagaatatAAAGGATCGCTATGATTCTTGTAAAGAATGTCTACAGCATGATTCCATTGATTTGTGTAGAGCCTGAAAGCAAAGCCAGATACATAGATATGATCACCAGTTGTTTCTTCTAGTAgttactatgaggagctctgctaaacaacTTAATGAAGAAGGAGATGTCAGGGGAAGTGTCAGCAAAGTTTAGAgcaattttaaatgtgttttattgttttctaGGCAAGGTTttccaaattaagaaaaaatgtgaAATGAATAATCGTAACTTAGCCCAATGATATTTCTTATAATACAAACACGATAAACCGATAATTATATTCAATATATTGCAATATCATTCTTGTGACGCTTTCACTTGTGAATTTCTACAAAACAATTTTTAATGCCCGTCTGTTTTATTTTAGGACTTTGAGTCTTTCTTTGATGCTAAAGAAGGAAATGAAATCTATGTGTTTCTGGGCCTGGTGCCACCTCCAAGTTTAAAGGTAAATTAAAGTAACATTGTCCTGCGTTTCCTGTCCTTCATGGATATAATATCGTCACTACTAATCATAGGTTTTATATCTGCTTTTTGGCAATACTTTTGCAAAGCCATTGAAACAATACATTGAAGCAGGGTTCAGAGATGTCTTTATTTTTGCTGATGGACCTTTGCAGGGATGCTGCTAGGCCTtgacaccaggggcctgattcattagtgatcttatcttgtgcaaaagttaagatgcttattttaagaagaaaccaggagataagagtgaagttaagatggattttcatcttaacttaagaaattcttcacttacgcagtggattttgctacttatctcccttttctgagcatgcacagagcggatttgcttaagataagcaaaaaacggcagataagatcactaatgaatcaggccccaggttcctAGGCCCCCAAATCCCGAGCACTGTGCCCTGGTCATTAAATCATTTTTCAGTTGATTTATTGAAACATTACCATATATACGACATCACAGTGGATCTGTCATCTACACAGACTGGAAGCAGCCATTGTGTGGGCTGAGttaatattcataagaatgcagactatcccatacatgccaactttcaaaacttctcccaccgggagatcctgggggagaagtcatgtgacgggGGGTAGGAGGGAGCATAGTGACGTCgtcgtgtcaccatagccccgcccccactataatatgcaaaaattcactgcattgaaaagcagggacagggcttaatgacaagattaagcccctccccccaccattcaatgccggGAATTTTGGCgaatctgggaggtttgcctactcttctgggagtcagggaggactccctgaaattcaggatcctcccgggaattccgggaagCGCCTCATGAATGTACCAGGTCTCATGAGTATTAATCAGGCACTGCCTGAATGATGTCACAGATTCccagtaaatcatacttgccaacttgaaGTACAATTGTAGAGTGGACAGAGCATCGCAAATCATGGGATTCTTTCTTGCTTCTAAAattaaagtgtttcaatctgaatgcaattgtgtgaagggcagtatcactgacatctgaactatttagtggactaAAAACAGGGTGCAGTTTGACTGTgagcagacccccccccccccaaaacaaaaaacaaaacaaagaatatttttttttaagaaccaattgtatacattttaataatattgtgaagCAGTGTTTAAGGAATTGCAAGGTAACAGTCCCTCCTTCCAAATCTCGTTGGGtgttcacctggtgtggtggcagcgaCAAGTGGCTTCAACGTTAAGTAACATTATTCCTCTTATCAACCATGtatcagtctacagatcaggagcatcccagtactaaTACTGGCAGTAGAAATACTTTTCCAacttctactagtaaaaaaggtcatGTGGAACGAAAGTATAAGAAAGTGTCCTCAAAATCCAGACACTGAGGGTCTGCCCGTGCACCACCTTCTTGCTCTGAGTGTAGATCCGTTACTGTCACCTCCAAAGCAGCCACattagtgcatgaaaagaacactgaggctgaagaacaattgggcactcacagaatcttGAAGGGAGtctaagggtatccatgagtgctatatgtgagtctgacatttcagattctgactcTGTAATTATAAAGCAGCCTCCTTCCTATTTACCAAAAATGTAGACAAACTGGTATTCATCAATATGAACttcaaattgtatgaggaatactgtTAATACTGCCAATTACAGACAGAATCTGTAATGCTGGATACCAATGGGGATGAACTAAAATTGTGTGATGCTAATATTGACATCAGTGACTagaatgatgatgagggtgatgccattgtcaacattgaggaagatgaccactgttagcctgATGCCCATTAGTGAATTGTTAGTACAGTTtactatgcatgtcctttttaacatataggTGTGAGAATTCCTTCTTGCACTATTTTATATTATGGCCTTTGGCCcacttggtctatcatcttgtctaaaatgtctattgatgccgcTGCTATTCGTCTAATGAGCTGTTATTACTGccctgctgtccctctccaatgtttcACCCATGATGTCTAACGTTCACCTatttggtgtatcttcttttcaaaaatgtcaattACATTGATCTCAAGATCAGTGATGAGGATGTCAATGGCCTTGATCTTGACATCATTGATGAGAATAAtggtgagggtgatgacattgtcaacattgagaaagatgaccactgttagcgtATTACTAAATGGTAACAATCCGTATCTATTCTACAGTTCAACAAGCAACTACAAACTGTTCTCTTTTGTGAGGTTGGGCATagaaatcaagcacttcagccacaaaagtagcatttcctgtcactgaaatgcttgctttgttaaaatctgcatgtttttttaatatatgggtGGGTgcgagggtccaaggacaattccccTTGGTCCCTCGtcttgtctaaaatgtctattgatgcagCTGCAATCTGTCTAATGAGCTTTTTTTAATACTGCCTCTCtgcaatgtgtcacacatgctctCTAAAGATGAAAATTTGTGTGTGGTCTTTCTCCCACTATTGTGTGCGGGCTACCTaggtctatctacttgtctaaaatgtctattgatacTGCTACTATCCCGACTAATGAGCTTTTTTTACTGCCTTTCTACAaggtgtcacacatgctgtctaacattgacAATAACAAATAAGTCCATCGTCTTTCTTAAACCATTTCACTTCCGGGTACAGGCCACCTTGTTCTATCTTCTCTTCTAAAATGACTGTTGATGCCGCTGATATCCGTCAAATGAGATTTTATTATTACTGCTGCTGTTCTCCCTGTCTACAATTTGTCAAACATGCTGTTTAGCattgaaaataacaaataaagcCATAGTCTTTTTCccaccatttcacttctgggtAAGGTCCaccttggtctatcttcttttttaaaatgatcaTCCTTGATCATCAGCATgtgctctgccactatgtttcatagggattgtatcttttattaaactgccatgtatcaTACTTGCCCATTCTCCCACATCTTGCCCAGtttttagtgaagtgggcaagatgTGAGCCTCCATGACGTCATTCCTGGTGAATCAAGTGAATTTGGCCTGGTCCCCAGTGACAAAATGATGCTTTTGTGTCATTGCACTTCACCTGGAGgtttaaaaagttggtaagtatgccataTATCTGTGCCGCTGTTCTGTCACTATTTTTAACAAGCCAGCTTgcctttggccaatattggtgaCAATATAGACAGTTGTAAGGTGGTCATTCGAAAGTAgaatgtaaatgactgtaaatgaatattaatgatataaatactatGTACAAACAAAAACATCTCAAAACTTATAATTatacctgtttttcacaatttttaatgatattcagatccaaaaccaaaacacgtgaggttttttttgctaaaaaaaaagcaCGAACTTAGTTTTAGAACCAGAACCAAAATGTCTGCTCACATTTAAAATTCTTATGTTTTAAAGCAAGGGTTTGTTATTCCCTATAAAGAATATAAGGTTTTTGTTTTATtgacaaacattttaataaattgttttagtATACAACCTTTTaagtttatttacatatttacccTTTTCTTtccaaaaggggggggggaaggtaaaAGGGCCTGAGCCAAGTACAGGGGTGATGCTGGGTGTATTTTGGGCCATGAGATCTCTGTTTGAGTTAAATTTGATGGAGGAAGAGAGTAAAGAGGCAGTAAATATTTTTCaaactgtaaatgtattttatctttatcACTCTGTGACATGTGGGGTGTGGCCTAAAATGTTATGTTTGAATGGAGATTGACAAAGATAAAGATATATTTCACAGCTGTTTATACAAGTATTCATACCACTTATTTATAACAATAAGGCCTCAAGCCTTATATAAATCATGGAAATCCAGGGAGACTactaatcttatatatatatatatatatatatatatacatatatatatatatatatatatatatgtacagtatatatatatatatatatatatatatatgtaaatcgtACTGGACACGGTACCCTTTTAtaaagctatttatttattgaatacaTTACGCTACTACCCCATGGCGATAGGGCCAGTTAAAGAAAATAACTTCACCCACTTGCGTCACATGACCCACTTGCAACGTCTGCCATTATGGCATTTGTTGTGTTATTGGTAAAGATATTTGAATGTAATTGAATCTGATATTTAAAAGGTATCTCCCAAGCCTTATATGGTAACCTAGCTAAAGATTAAGCTCACTCTGAAGCGTCATGTCCTGGCATCCTAGTCACAGGGTCTATAGTAGTCTGAAACCCTCATGAAGAGCATGTTAACACATAATACATTTGCAATGTCCACACTACACATACTAAACAAAAACTGTTAAAAACAACAAAAGTTACAAAAagtaatacattaatagacacatagtataaatagtgtgtgtatgtgcgtatatatatatatatatatatatatatatatatatatatatatatatatatatatatatatatatatattttatacgttTTAGAAGTTTTAGATCAGAATAAGGGATATATTTTGTGGGTTGAATTACAATCATCATGCAAAAAGTTTGGTCTCGCATGCccactagttaaaaaaaataatcacttgaCTGTGATGCAAAAAGGAAGCCCCATTTGTCCCAAAAAACTATTTGCTCAAAACAAATAAAACCCAAGTTATTCCTGATAGAATTGAGTTTGTGAAAGCAGAGAAGCCCTTGTTTGCTCCCTGTGCTCTCTCATTTTGTTCCCTGACTTCGAATGAGCgtgctgccctctagtggtggCAATCTATGTGAGCCATAGCAATCAACACACACTCGAGCAAACCCCTTGAAACATAGTAAGTGTAAATTCTAAATAATGCAAGGTGCCTACTCTTGTGCAAAGAAACCCCAGTTTTTACAGGCAAGTGCATGGATTTGCAGGTCAAGATGTCAGTGTTTTCAGGGAGTGTAATAGTTTGCGTTTGTGGATAGCAGGTGTAAGGTTAATATTTGCCTTCCTTACTAAGTGCTGATTAGGCCTACAAACGGGCTTGgttttacaccatacttgccaactctaccggaaGATCCGAGAGACTACCGGAATCCGGGTACTTCTCCCTGACTCCAGGGAGAGCATGGCAGCCCCCCgcatctgcccatttcctagtaaagtgggcagaattagatccaaaatgcctcCAAAATTCTCAGGTAATCACCGAATTTTGCCCCGACCACACTTTAAAATGTTAtagcaaccagtgcggcataaactcataggactagtagaagaggtcttcacctttagcagccgcctttcccgtagagactggttatgctcacaggtacttggatgcccccaggacttatgctcagtgtagtataagtttatgctcacacggcagcgcacaggtacaggtgGTAGTATACAGAACggaggcaggccagagatctgcggactggacagagcaccggaaGAGATGTCACATACCAGcaggatcaggatcacaggcaatggttcagaatccgggtacaggtaaaaggtcaaggtcacaggcaatggttcagaatccgggtacaggcaaaaggtcagggtcacaggcaatggttcagggtccagggacaggcagaaggtcatacacagataaatcaatccaaggttcaacaccaaacacgcacaggagcaggtagcagtactgagacagaacgctacaaccggcagtgaggttcagTCCTCGCTGCCTTAAATAATgccaagagccaatcaggacagagccCTGAAAGCATCCCCAGGTTTTACATAATTAATAAATGGCTCTGCCAGCCAATGCAGTGCCCAGCTGCATAGCAATCAGCCATAAGGCTGCAACAAGAACTGCCATCCAATCAGCTGAACTAATTAACCCTGCGCGTGCGCCCGGCTGCTTGACAGCAGGCCGGGCGCTGTGGCAGGGAGATGCGAGTGTCCCGATTGTTGCCTAGACAACCGAGACGCggagaccggaagtgacgtcagaAACCAGGGGCGGGGAGTCGctgcggtgcccgcggccgcctcGGCTCCTGACATAAAATGACTCATTTGTGTCATTACATTGTGGGGCAGGGCAAAATGGAACGATGGAACCCGTATGCTTTTCGCTGGTTGTGTAAACCACATTCACCTTAGACAAACCAGGCTCTCATGGTGCCGGCAATGCCAGTTCATCCATTGCAGCATGCTGCTAGACGTGCCTGGGTCACTTTCATGTATTTCCCCCCCTGAGATAAAAGTTGTAAGAAGTGTATTGCAGGCACTACTTGCAGCCCCTAGCGGATGTAGTACCGGCAGGGCGTGTTACTGTATAGAGACGTATGAATACTCTTTTTCTGTGTTCACTTTGTgtgttaagtgaacagtgggttcAGCGACTGCTGCGCCCTCTCGTAAGCACTGGTCGTTACTTTCCTCATAAACCACAATTAGTGATGAGGATTAAAGGCAGGGAGAGACACAGTGGAGACATATAGCGCAGTGTGATAAACAGATTCAGGCCGCAGTGGAGCACGCAAGTTATACCAAACCCTTCGAGTAAGGAGGGAGAGTGCtaacaacaattgaaatgtcagAATATATCGGCACAATAGCAGcttttgatagtacaataaaagATTGTACTACCTGTATAGAGAGTGGAATATATTGTTATTCAAACAATGTGGACACTAAAAGGCAGGTTTCAGTCCTGCTTAGTGTAATGGGAGCAATGACCTATAGTCTAGTATTACGCAACTTGCTAATACTAGTATACCCTGCAGACAAAATGTTCAAGGCATTGCTGACATTTTACAGAGTAATATGAACCGAAAACTGAAGATTCTGGTTCCACAAAGGAGTTGGTCCAAGGGCGAAAGCATATTCGAATACATTGCAGAGGTGAGACGTCTGTCTGAACACTGTCAGTTTGGAGCCGAACTCTGAGAGGCATTAAGGGACAGGCATGTGTGCAGCATGTAACGTGTGCGTAGGAG is a genomic window of Mixophyes fleayi isolate aMixFle1 chromosome 2, aMixFle1.hap1, whole genome shotgun sequence containing:
- the SH3BGR gene encoding SH3 domain-binding glutamic acid-rich protein isoform X2, which produces MVIKVFVATVAGSTAIKKKQQEVVGFLEANRIDFEAKDIACDDDNRKWMRENVPGEKKPKNGIPLPPQIFNEEQYCGDFESFFDAKEGNEIYVFLGLVPPPSLKSSDTAPVIEEKPEENLEEATDPAEEKQEEEEAAEEEAGEADNEQEGEEEEEEEEES